From a region of the Panicum virgatum strain AP13 chromosome 2K, P.virgatum_v5, whole genome shotgun sequence genome:
- the LOC120662100 gene encoding mucin-7-like has product MRPPTTAATPPGPSSSAIKRQRKAAPPPLSDVTNLLLETPAPIKPTRTGRRTLPTPSDTSSTCSSTASVTPAPKPSYAVVLEEERSVAKSPISTVYARRGTTETQGKRRRTTNPTTTTNKGKDREPAPAAGMASCPPLGRATRKTSRKDSMAQDTRPISSSAPSHGAKKKRPPPSTPKLPEDFVKKQRAYFADVDAFELPEEEVSESELE; this is encoded by the exons ATGAGGccccccaccaccgccgccacgccaccggGACCGTCAAGCAGCGCCATCAAGCGCCAGCggaaggcggcgccgccgccgctcagcgACGTCACCAACCTCCTCCTCGAGACCCCGGCCCCAATCAAGCCTACAAGGACTGGACGCCGGACCCTCCCAACGCCCTCCGACACCTCCTCGACCTGCTCCTCCACCGCATCGGTCACGCCCGCGCCCAAGCCTTCGTACGCCGTAG TACTCGAGGAGGAGCGCAGCGTGGCCAAATCCCCCATCTCTACGGTTTACGCGAGGCGTGGGACTACTGAGACTcaagggaagaggaggaggacgacgaaccccaccaccaccaccaacaagGGCAAGGACAGGGAACCCGCCCCTGCTGCTGGAATGGCGAGTTGCCCTCCTCTTGGAAGAGCTACAAGGAAGACCAGCAG GAAAGACTCTATGGCTCAGGACACTCGGCCCATTTCTTCTTCAGCTCCTAGTCATGGAGCTAAAAAG AAGCGCCCCCCTCCAAGCACCCCCAAGTTACCAGAAGACTTTGTGAAGAAGCAGAGAGCATACTTTGCAGACGTCGACGCATTTGAGCTACCAGAGGAAGAGGTGTCCGAATCTGAGCTGGAGTGA